In the Arachis ipaensis cultivar K30076 chromosome B04, Araip1.1, whole genome shotgun sequence genome, AGCCACATTAGGTGATGATTTTAAAAAGTGGTAACAtgattaaaagaaaagaagaaaaaaaagaagcaagcaagcaagaaagagaagagaagagagagggagagagaagagagaagtgtGAAAATGAATTTGCGATGGATGGAAGCGATGCTGCCACTGGGAATCATAGCGGGAATGCTCTGCGCCATGGGTGGCATTCAGTACACCATTCACAAAGCCGCTCACGGCAGAGTAATTACACACTCTCTTTACGTTAATCTTCGTTAATTATGGAGTTAATTGATTTCTCAGATCGTGCTTCTTAAATGATCTAACGTAGGGTTTGTCTTGTTCTTGATTTTCTCAGCCTAAGCACATTGGGAACGATATGTGGGACGTCGCCATGGAACGGAGGGACAAGAAGCTCATGGAGCAAGCCTCCGCTTCTTCCAATTGATCGCCACCAGGTAATTTATTAATCAATCTAGGGTTTGCAGTTTACACCAATTGCTCTGTCGAGTTGATGGATAGTGATTAGTTATTGATTAATCATGTGTTAGAGCTTGTCGATTAGAGAAATTTTATGTCGGGAGGCTTTAGTTAATTGAGAAATTGGGAAAAGCTGgaatcttttttcttttcctttccttttcggTAGGAGAGAGTGAAGTGGACTGAAATTATTTGTCTAATGTTTTTACTAATCATTTATACTCAACAAATCAGTCACTAAATTAGCTGAACATATAAAATTCACGTTTTTCTTATATTGGTGTGTACATAGCATTTTTGTTTTTTACCCTGAGGAAGTTTGGCTGTTTTAAAATTTAGTGAAACAGATTATCATAGAAATGGAGATAGAGGAATTTTTCAGGTGTGTAAGTCAAGAAATGAAGGCAAAATGTAGTAGTGTAGTGTCTATGCTTGGAAACATGATTACTGTTTACTTGAGTATTGTCTTCCTAGCCCCTTTTTGGTGATGAAATAGTGTCGCACCTGGTTTTCTTCATGACTTTGTCAAACATTTCATGGAGTGATTGGTGAGATCCATAACGTGTGTTTTCATTTTTTGACTAGTCACATTCAGTTCATTCCTATGTGTACAAATCGAGATTTTTTAGCCCTAGCCGGAGGCCAAACCCATGAGATTGTTGGTCTTGTAGCAGTTGAATAAAACATTAGCAGCAAGTATTTTGCACAAGCACAAGTACACTTTTCCTCCCTCCCATCGTTAACCCTTGGTTATGATATTTCTAGTATAAGTGATACAAACCAGCTCATTATGTGCACAACTAATTCTAATCATCAGCTTGCTTGCAACTTGAATCACAATCTATTGGTATTGATGTGTTTATTTTACACTTAAATGTAAAGTATAGtatcctcttttctttttttttttcttcttttttttttaaatactttatTTCTTTGTTGACAAGATGTCTTTCCTTAATGAAGAAGATGGACAAATGGCCATGTTGATAATTAATATGGATGTAATTGGCGCATTTTCACGCTCATGAAATATTTGAATGTGCATAAAAGCTTTTAACATTCTTCCAACTGcaagtaattttcttttttccGGTTGTCTGTAGTGCTTTAACAGTTTAACTTGAATTGCAGTGTAGGGATTTGAGAATTGGGTTGGTTTGTGTGTAAAACTTTATGATCTGGATATAGGATAGAAATCATGACACTTTGTTCTGCTAACTGCAGTTTGTTTAATCAATGTGATTGCGAGGGGAATAAATTGCTTACCTGGAGTTCCAGTTGTGTTCTGAGGAAGCGAGGTGAATCACTACTACAAAATTTCTCTCACTTTTCTTGTATGCTATTCAATGTAAGCTTTATAAAGATACCATCAAGTTACTTTCTCAAAGCAATGGGCATTTGAAAGCTAGTTTGAGATATTTGTTCCCTTTTAAGCTTTAGAACTTTTTTTTTTCCGCTTATCTGCAAATCTCTCTAAGTTGAAATCTTTGGCTGATGAATAATTATGCAAAGTTTTCATTCCCAATCCCATAGCGCCACCAAGCATGAAGAGAAAGTTGGAAACAGAAAAGGCTATCATTGTAGTTAATATCTGTTTAGCAAGGCATCATACATAAAAATTTTCAAgggatttatttatttaacttaaaTACGTATAAGACAATGAATATATAAAACGTTTCTCAAACCAAAACGGTAATCCTTTCCTTTCAAGCCTCAAGCAATCAAATACCCTCCCAATCAGCTGTTTCTGCCTACACAATTCAATATAAACATGGTATAGCATTCTGAGTTAAGCATCACGAGGTAAATAAGAGTTTTGCAATGTAAATCATTTGTGCTATTAGTGTGAATTATAATGTGGTTTAGCGTGCATGCTTCAATAATGAAGTTTCATTCCACGGCTTCCTTTTCTGAAAAATCCAATCTGCTACCATTTCTTATGAAAAGGTGGTCATTATTGTTGGAGAATTATTTTGCatataaattgaattaaaataagAGCCTACTGCCTAGCATAGGTGGTTGGcatgaaaagaaaaaattctTGAGCTGAAGACAAACGTGATATTCAACAGGTGTCAGGTAATCTGGTGTTAATATTATTGGATATGTTCTCTCTAGAGAGACGGAAAACTGGGGTAGGTGTGAAAATGAAGGCTAGCATANNNNNNNNNNNNNNNNNNNNNNNNNNNNNNNNNNNNNNNNNNNNNNNNNNNNNNNNNNNNNNNNNNNNNNNNNNNNNNNNNNNNNNNNNNNNNNNNNNNNNNNNNNNNNNNNNNNNNNNNNNNNNNNNNNNNNNNNNNNNNNNNNNNNNNNNNNNNNNNNNNNNNNNNNNNNNNNNNNNNNNNNNNNNNNNNNNNNNNNNNNNNNNNNNNNNNNNNNNNNNNNNNNNNNNNNNNNNNNNNNNNNNNNNNNNNNNNNNNNNNNNNNNNNNNNNNNNNNNNNNNNNNNNNNNNNNNNNNNNNNNNNNNNNNNNNNNNNNNNNNNNNNNNNNNNNNNNNNNNNNNNNNNNNNNNNNNNNNNNNNNNNNNNNNNNNNNNNNNNNNNNNNNNNNNNNNNNNNNNNNNNNNNNNNNNNNNNNNNNNNNNNNNNNNNNNNNNNNNNNNNNNNNNNNNNNNNNNNNNNNNNNNNNNNNNNNNNNNNNNNNNNNNNNNNNNNNNNNNNNNNNNNNNNNNNNNNNNNNNNNNNNNNNNNNNNNNNNNNNNNNNNNNNNNNNNNNNNNNNNNNNNNNNNNNNNNNNNNNNNNNNNNNNNNNNNNNNNNNNNNNNNNNNNNNNNNNNNNNNNNNNNNNNNNNNNNNNNNNNNNNNNNNNNNNNNNNNNNNNNNNNNNNNNNNNNNNNNNNNNNNNNNNNNNNNNNNNNNNNNNNNNNNNNNNNNNNNNNNNNNNNNNNNNNNNNNNNNNNNNNNNNNNNNNNNNNNNNNNNNNNNNNNNNNNNNNNNNNNNNNNNNNNNNNNNNNNNNNNNNNNNNNNNNNNNNNNNNNNNNNNNNNNNNNNNNNNNNNNNNNNNNNNNNNNNNNNNNNNNNNNNNNNNNNNNNNNNNNNNNNNNNNNNNNNNNNNNNNNNNNNNNNNNNNNNNNNNNNNNNNNNNNNNNNNNNNNNNNNNNNNNNNNNNNNNNNNNNNNNNNNNNNNNNNNNNNNACTCTGTGTACTCTGTGTACTATTATTATCTTCATGCAGTTGTAATTCTCGATTATTTTACATTATGGACAATCAACTCCCAtttggaataataataataataatgatgatgatgatgatgaaaaaggttttcatataataatataatattcgtTGTTAAAGAGTAGAAATTTGTATGAATGATTAACGGGAAGGCGTTTAGAAAAAGAAGGCAAATATCTGTGGTGATTGCATGTATGGTATTTGGCATCAATCGTAGCTAGCGACATTTTACCTTCCCCGTGATAGCAATGCTCTTTAGTGCGACAATAACATGAACAAACGAACATCTTAAATACTCAAATAGAATTACCATGAATTGGAGAATACATGTAGTGTAGTTTCTACTTCTAGAGATTAGTAAATTATTTTTTGTACCAAAAAGTATTTTCCTAACAACTTTACCACGTCCATATTATGTGTTTCTTATGGAGGGTAAAATTGCATAAAACTTTTTCCGCTACTTTTTATCCCATACTAAACATGGTGAAAAATTCCTAGCCAAAATTTTGTCATGTAAAATAAGAGTTCCTTGTCATAGCAAGTTAGTGTCACATATATGGATGAGATGTATAGGATTGAATGGTTGATCTATGCAACTTTAGGTCCACTtcccttatttttcttcttttttttttgcccttTTTTTCTTTTGGGACC is a window encoding:
- the LOC107639739 gene encoding NADH dehydrogenase [ubiquinone] 1 alpha subcomplex subunit 1; the protein is MNLRWMEAMLPLGIIAGMLCAMGGIQYTIHKAAHGRPKHIGNDMWDVAMERRDKKLMEQASASSN